One window of Nymphaea colorata isolate Beijing-Zhang1983 chromosome 1, ASM883128v2, whole genome shotgun sequence genomic DNA carries:
- the LOC116245666 gene encoding cytochrome P450 714C2: protein MEFVQILSLIMAPVCFLLCVCGAVLYRCFVRPLIVRRVLERNGLRGPSPSFPLGNISTMRKLARSTVVHGSPMSLITHDIHPLLFPHFAEWRKAFGKVFVYWIGTEPFLYVAEPELIKQMISAGDHRSMSWGKPSVFRTDRQSLFGNGLLMLDGDNWSHRRHTLSPAFFPSNLKKLAGVIIDSASDMLQNWEDQTKDAATAEIDVEKDLVRATANVIAKITFGQSYQQVKEVFEEMSSVQSVLFRNQRLVGVPFGNLFNPKQSTRIQRLGKDIDRRILSVIETPRAGGHSLYDDLLGLLQQDQKRAAGDSRHGKELSEQDLVDECKTFIFGGHETTALALTWTLFLLALHPEWQQSLREEVMEVTGGQPIDANVIPHLQKMTWVMNEVLRLYSPAPNAQRQARKEMQVGELVIPKGTNIWFDIVGLNHDPCLWGEDVNEFRPERFKDGPSSACKHRLGFVPFGLGARTCVGQNLFKMEYKIVLSMILSSFSWSLSHNYSHSPAIVLTLRPSSGVPLVLRPLSRPGRSAP from the exons ATGGAATTCGTGCAGATTCTGAGCCTTATCATGGCTCCTGTTTGCTTCCTCCTCTGCGTTTGTGGCGCTGTCCTCTATAGGTGTTTTGTTCGTCCTTTGATAGTGAGGAGAGTTCTCGAGAGGAATGGGCTGAGAGGGCCATCACCATCTTTCCCTCTCGGTAATATCTCGACCATGAGGAAGCTTGCCCGCAGCACAGTCGTCCATGGCTCCCCAATGTCCCTAATAACCCATGACATTCATCCCTTGCTCTTCCCTCACTTTGCGGAGTGGCGGAAAGCATTTG GAAAGGTTTTCGTGTACTGGATAGGCACGGAGCCGTTCTTGTACGTAGCGGAGCCAGAGTTGATAAAGCAGATGATATCAGCGGGTGATCATCGAAGCATGAGTTGGGGCAAGCCATCTGTTTTCAGAACGGACAGGCAATCCCTGTTTGGCAATGGCTTGCTTATGCTGGACGGGGACAATTGGTCTCACCGTAGGCACACCCTCTCACCTGCTTTCTTCCCATCTAATCTCAAG AAGTTGGCCGGTGTAATAATAGACTCCGCTAGCGATATGCTGCAAAACTGGGAAGACCAAACGAAGGATGCAGCTACTGCTGAGATCGACGTTGAGAAGGACCTGGTTAGAGCTACGGCCAATGTCATAGCAAAAATCACCTTCGGCCAGAGCTACCAACAAGTGAAAGAAGTGTTCGAGGAGATGAGCTCGGTGCAGAGCGTGCTGTTCCGCAACCAAAGGCTCGTCGGTGTCCCGTTCGGCAACCTTTTCAACCCCAAGCAGTCCACGAGAATCCAAAGGCTGGGGAAGGACATCGACCGGCGGATTCTCTCGGTGATAGAGACGCCAAGAGCCGGAGGCCACAGCCTGTACGACGACCTGCTGGGCCTTCTTCAGCAGGACCAGAAGAGAGCCGCCGGCGACTCGCGTCATGGGAAGGAGCTCTCCGAGCAGGACCTGGTAGACGAGTGCAAGACCTTCATCTTCGGTGGGCACGAAACCACGGCACTGGCACTCACCTGGACCTTGTTCCTCTTGGCCTTGCACCCTGAATGGCAACAGTCTCTCAGGGAAGAGGTTATGGAGGTCACCGGAGGACAGCCTATTGATGCCAACGTAATCCCTCATCTACAAAAG ATGACATGGGTGATGAACGAGGTGCTGAGGCTGTACAGTCCGGCGCCGAATGCGCAAAGGCAAGCGAGGAAAGAGATGCAAGTCGGAGAATTGGTGATCCCCAAAGGGACGAATATCTGGTTCGACATAGTGGGTTTAAACCATGACCCATGCTTATGGGGGGAAGATGTCAACGAGTTCAGGCCAGAGAGGTTCAAGGACGGCCCGTCGTCGGCGTGCAAGCACAGGCTCGGGTTCGTGCCCTTCGGGCTCGGAGCCAGGACCTGTGTGGGCCAAAACCTGTTCAAGATGGAGTACAAGATCGTTCTGTCCATGATACTGTCCAGCTTCTCGTGGTCTCTCTCGCACAATTATTCTCACTCTCCGGCCATCGTCCTTACATTGAGGCCTTCGTCTGGGGTTCCCTTGGTTCTTCGTCCTCTGTCTCGTCCAGGCCGTTCTGCACCTTGA